The genomic DNA tctattcagaaaaccttttaaggtgtattggcagataattgtggaatataattacttgtggttattttttttttatgttaatctctgagactataacgggttgtggtgtgtgttagtgtggggtcacagcttaaggttatttttattaagtaagtgaagtggtattgtggaatgaaagaccgtgacgacccggatccccgaccccggatctgggggtgttacacaatgTATCTAATAATACAGGATCAATCACCTTATTACATATAGCATTGAAGAAGAAACATTATTTTGTGATGACCAATCTCACATACTTTGGCAATATCCCCTGAATGGCAATCGGTAATAAATGTTGCATTAACACATGACAATCATGTGATTTTAATCCCATCAATTTCAAATCTTGCATCAATACAAGCCTTTTAATGTTTGAAGAATATCCAGATGGAAACTTAACACCCGACAAACACTCACAAAAGCTAATTTTCACCTTTTTGGACAGAGTGTAACATGCCGAAGGCAAATATAAACGTTTTCCTGTGATTTGTGGTGCTAGTTCTTTTCGTATTCCCATTTCTTCCATGTCCAAATTTGCTTTGATTCCATCCTTTGTCTTTCTAGGTATATTCAACAATGTCCCAATAATGCTTTCATAAACATTTTTTTTCAATATGCATAAAATCAAGACAGTGCCTGACCTGTAAGTGTTCCCAATATGGAAGATCCCAAAAAATAGATCTCTTCTTCGATAAGGGTAATTAGAATGAAGAAATGCTCGATGACCCATATATACATTTTTCTTGCAATATTTTAAGTTCTGATCAATCGTGCCCTCTTCACAAATTGTACATGCTTTAGCTCCTTTAGTCGTGTACCATGAAAGATTTCCATATGTAGGAAAATCACTTATGGTGTAAAATATCATGGCACGTAAAGTGAAATCAGATTGACTGTAAGCATCATAAACTGTCACACCTTCATCCCACAATAGTTTTAAGTCTTTAATAAGCGGCTGAAGATAAACATCTATATTATTCCCCGCTTCCTTGGGACCTGAGATTAGCAACGTCAACATTATGTACTTGCGCTTCATGTATAACCACGGAGGCAAATTATAAACAGTCAAAAGAACTGGCCACGTGCTATAATTAGAGCTCATAGTGCGATATGGATTCATGCCATTTGCACAAAGTCCAAGCCGTAGATTTCTAGGTTCCACAGTAAATTCAGGAAAATTTCCATCAATGGTTCTCCATTGTGGAGAGTCACCAGGGTGTCTAAGCATCCCATCAGATTTTCTCCCTTCAACATGCCACCTAAGAAGCTTTGCATCTTTTTTATTCACAAAGAGGCATCTAAATCGCTGCATTATAGGTAAATACCATATTACTTTGGCAGGAGGCCTTTTCTTATCCTCTTTAAAATAAATATTACCATGTCGCTTGTATCGAGATGCACCACACTTAGGACATATGTCTAAATCTTCATGCTCATTTCGGAATAACACACAATCATTTGGACAAGCATGTATCTTTTTTACATTCATACCCATGGGACACAATACCTTCTTTTCCTAGTAGGTAGAAGTAGGGAGTGTGTTACTCGTAGGGAGTATTTCTCCTAAAAGTTGAAGCATCTCTGTGAAACTCTTGTCACTCCAATTATGCTTTACTTTTAGCTTACACAACTTCAAGGTTGTTGAAAATCTTGTAAATTGATCCTTACACCCATGATACAAAAGTTTCTTCGAATCATCAATCAAATTACCAAGGATGTCTGGTTGGTGCATAAAATGATCTTCCATATCTTGTATCATCTCATTTATCTTGTCATTCTCCACATCTTCTTCGTCATTATTCGTCATACTATCTTCTTCCCTTCCATGTTTTGTACCCGAGGTTCTGGAAGAGTGCACTCCTTCACCATGCCAAATCCACTTCACATAACCCTCTTTAAAACCACGACGAAAGAGATGATTCCGCACTGTATCAACATTACGgtactttttaaaattattacaatcACGGCAGGGACATAAAATCATTTGTTCTTTTCCCTCTTCCTTGTGCTTCTTTTCCATATATAGAATCGCACACTTGATAAAGTCTGTAACACCATTAATATACTCGGTCATTGCACGCGGAATTTCGTACATCCATATATGGTGATCCATGATAATTTACTATAAAAATGTAACAAAGGCCACATTTAAATTATACAATTAGTAATATTTAGTATTAGTTATAAAAATACTTGCATTCATGTAATATAAGTTCTAGATTTAAAATGTTATATTATTACCAAAGTTAAGTCACAAACATATATTCTATATTTATAGATTTTTTATACTATGATTTTTGGAAGGAATTAGGTAAGATTTTTTCTTAATAGTGTTTTATTACTTTTAGTTACCATTTTTTAAAAGTTACAACAACTTGTTTTATAACATATTAGTTAAAGTCAAAATAGCTTATTTAATAACATAATTTAAACTCGGTGAAAGAGATCATCGTCCTAGTCATAATTAAATCACAATAAACCAACAATAATTTTTTCAATTCTAAAATTATATTACGTAATATATGCAATTTAAAACACACTCCAAGTCTCTAAACACAAATAGACCTACTTTGTTGCTCATGTATTCTAAGGAAAATTATAATATTCATGTATTCTAAGAGAGTTGGCagtcactactagaaatatgggatcagacatgggttcagaaccgatgttaaaaaaaatctgaatagATGTCTTCGCGTGtaatgttaaatgtcatcagcctttgaaatcggttaacagccgatgtgttagatatatttgagatgtcatgtctaataagattcatgtttagttttcagatcttaacagaCAGGACACATCAGGACTTACTGcaatcaggacttactggaagtcagaacttaatatcagaacttaaggtcatatcagaacttaagtgcgggaagacttacagttaaggaaggaagctaatttacaggagaagatctaaACTAAAATAAAAGACGATATGCATGAAAAcagttagaagactggaagacttgtagaagatatctgattgatatattttaggagacagaattgtattccatatcaattagaagttatcttgtaactgtgtgttatataaacacagatttagggtttacactacatgtgtaatcattatcgagaagattatacattgtaacctagccgctcttagtgatatttatccatcactaagagagaacaatAGTTTTTATTATAatagagtttattcaatatacttgatctttgttacatacttgtgttaaatcgatttgattgtataaacactgtattcaacccccttctacagtgttgtgtgacctaacaagtggtatcagagcttatctgttaacacacatacagtatagatccaaacaatcatgtctgaagaagcaaaaactccaaccaagcccaccaaaactcaagaaactcaaaacacacaaacccacagtcgatatgagactattagggttcccatattgagaccttctgagtatcccatatggaaagtgaagatggctatgtttttggaagctaaagatccagaataccttgacagaattattgaaggaccacataagcctaccaagctctcagttgtagttgctgatcaaccagcaaagaccataccaaaggagaatgGTGAGTACACAGTTGAAGACATATGGCGCctcaaaatccggggtcaggaatctcggaggccataccatctaaactattacaaccacacaactcacactaaaatatataaatactcacgcttcacgaccccacacttatcacacacacacacacacacttactggttattgtcttggaaatgaaccattatATCTAGAATACTTttaaccatcaagtgataattattacaacccaaaagtaatttagtcttaccggggagtaacctttaagtaagcCTAGTCCGCcagccaaatatacgtttcttgtctattaccttacataagtcatacttataaataattcgaactaaagacaactgaaaactaatccagcttattcagactacctgtggtacatcaccaaacaatctacggaacaactggccatttcctacccgtttcctggctgtgattctcctggcaggcatcttgattcacggttgtgttgtgtcaatttaagaaaacaagtgtgagttataatacccagcataataatgtacagtatgaaaatggttgtatgataacttacgtaaagcatcatatatgataattatgttttattcgaaaatagttttccttggtgatacacaccttcttataaaaacaattctttaagggattttaatatcctgcgaatacattaatagtaatcccagcacctagacttgggttacggtattgcatcaaaattccaattggaagaattaggacactcgttggagccaccgtatacgatgatcaatcgtaatacgataatagtaaccttttttactagtagaaggacgacaccttcgtatcccggttatcacccttgccgcattcgggctacgtgtcccatttttgggtatacacatacttcacaagttcctgagtacactgagtacaTTCGCCTGGGGTACCTTTgatagtccatctagcacacatagtaccagagtctacccctcccttgtcctttaaaaagaattctatcatatctcgagaactcgaaccacatcgaagtctatcaggaagtatattttaaatcaggatctataatttttaaatcaataataaaccctttaagaataataattaattaaataacaatcgataaataaataaacctcgaatgagtttactctctaaaagaatatttaaaataatctTCCTCCACTAGTTTATGTCTAAGTAGTTAATAATCTTCAATGATTAATCaggtttaaaataaataattgttggggtatactactcccatgataaaagaataggtacataatatttattattcaaataataaaatatagttgagggaatatgatcgttaggaaatcgttttaataaaagttcgaggtatttttaatgtctcgtaagtggacgttgagtccctttaaaacgtactactatggacttataatcgtcctataatatcaccggaataaTTCCcaggttttcatcttaaaatctcgactgactctcggtcttataatcatacgtaacgcttaaagcggaattaaatattttacaatatatacttatcgtacaacatcactatattatgcgaaaattcaacatcatggcaagcatggtatttatgcaatgatagtaaaacaatcctttcataatacaacagtaaaatggagttgggtttgtaaacttgcctgggtatctcgaggtggggGATGCtttaggttccgctcggaaatctataaccataaacacaattcgttaggtcccgttctaatttacggcgactcatACTCATGcactacttattatgcaccctctcaacttatactacccttattatccctttaagtcattattcacatcatggtcgctttatttttctaagtattttgggttcattcttattatcgccgttggctccgcttatggattcttacggtttctacttgcgcggtctcggctccgatatttttataaaattgaaaaattattatttttacttgaaatttttatggaagttaggaaactcaatattttactctctgtaaaaatttcatgatttatgaacacttttaaattgatcctttatattttcaaagtttgtaatttgtagaagtttttgtcgcgtaaatcacttttagtaaaacgaccataacttttgaaccgtaaatcggaatcaagagattcaagcacctaaacgatctttataacattttatatcataatcaagggttatttttcaagaaactacagtttacaacttcgggactttctgcagaaagttaaagttacgattcgttagttttaacggagttacgtttacgatcggggtttcgtttacgccctaactcttaacacaaccaccaacaatcatcatttcatcatcaacacacaaactcctctcaagaacatcatgttattgatgcaacaacaatcaaccttaaatctacttaacttaaacatcaagatttcatcaataccacttcttaaactaggTTTACTatcacatactaaatggatcttaaaaataaatcttaaataaagttgggcctaagatttttacctttcttgaaagcttgagatatGTTCTTGAGGATGGTAGAGGCTTGGAAGttcttggtatgatttttggaacctaaaaccaccattgaaatcaagaaaccaaagaggagttactattcatactatttactagtgactttcttgattttatttcacccatcaaaccttgataaaaagagatgaaagaattttcttaccttattttgattgctaggaagcttgagaattaatgggatgattttaccatgactagattttgagttttgattttgaattcctcccCATTTTCTTGAATAGCCGAATGGAAGAATGAAGGGGTGGGGGGgtttatgcttgcttctcttggGTGCTTCTAGGAAATAGGGTGTGATATATTTcatttgatttttattcttcctagtatagaatcctaggtttattccttgttgcaaatcttggggacaaaatccaagtagcttgctagcttacaagctaaactacatgtgttagcttccttagcacaatatttggctagcttgcttgatcatcctatggttagcttaatatttgataaagtaaccatggttactttcttaccatggttagttagtgcgttacatttatttaatcatttacgcgttcgctcggtttcttaaacgttttcgtaatacttactcgtaaacggttcgcgacgtaattcctttcgtatttattccttatattttgaattatcatacttgaatataaatccgtagggttttaatcttgtaattatattgtgattcccgtaatcctcgatgagtcgtaaatacggtcatttttcaaagttcattttcttcgaaaactaatagcgtttacatacactcatttggtacgtataatcatattatcaactccaaaactcattttctcatgcactacatagtgtgggctcgAAAGTTTTTCCcatccgtcagggttactattcaatAAATGTTTTACAAcgtctcaaaaattcgagttattacaagacatctcatctattgccaatgatgcaaggataaggcatttgctgcatagtgacattgataatgtcatgtcaaacagggtaattcattgcaagacttcaaaggagatatgggatgctttggagacaagatgtcagggaactgatgcaatcaagaagaacaggaagactatactcactcaagagtatgagcactttgactcaaaagctgatgagtcattaactgatttatatgacaggtttgccaaactcttgaatgatctatcactggtggacaaggaatatgatcttgaagattcaaatctaaaattccttttagctcttcctgacaGTTGGGATTTAAattctactaccataagagacaactatgaccttactgaaactactcttgatgaaatttatggtatgatcaagactcatgaacttgagatggatcaaaggagcaagaggcatggaagaaagtcagggacagttgctcttaaagctgaggaggaatctcctaaagttgttgccttAAAGAGgagcaaaggaaaggctctcatcataaagtctgattcagagtcatcatattctgatgatgatgattcagaaactgaaagtttacctgaaatggatgttgatgaagaggtgatgaaattgtgtgctcttatggtgaagggtatcacaaagagagcctacaggaaattcagaaaaggcaagaagttttccaggaaaagtggaagttctgataagaaaggattcagaaagtctgaaggtaaaggaaagtctgaaagaggagacaactcaaatgtcaaatgctacaattgtggtgaaagtggccacatatctcctgaatgcaagaaaggaaaaagtgacaaaggcaaggcacttatcacaaagaagaaaagctggacagacacttcagattttgaacatgaggtgaactatgctttgatggcaaaagctgatggcaatcctgaaactgctgaattaaaggtacctcaaacaacttatgcttttcatactgatgatattactgagttgagattatattttaaaaccatgttcattagttatagagatcagactttaacatgtgaaagatttaCATATGAAAATCTTGTTTATAAAAaaagaaatgattatttagaaaaggagttagtttttcttcatcaaactaagaaagaaaaagatgatgatttatatgttagagatgaagtgttaaaattgaatgaatctctaaaagctgacttagaaaaggaaagagagattatcagaacttggactaactctggcagaacaactcagaatttattaagtagtagaaactggaaagagggcataagttatggagatgataaaagtgaaaaaggaactgaaaaaattgagccaactgttgttaaacagactgctaagccaaaggtaaatcctgttaagtttgtagcaaaaattgtaaagtctgattctgaaaagatgaaagagtctaggacagaagtcaaagaaaagtcaacttctgaaaaattaaaacaggataaaccagcgGAAGTTgacattggcttaatgacaaagaagcagcttaagcataagctaaaagagattaggaatgtcaacaaggtaaatgaagctaggaaaaataggaatggaaaggaaggtgtgaataaaagcaataattatatgcctattcttaatgctcctagaaagaaatgttataactgtggaaactctaaccatcttgcctctttttgcaggaaaaataaagatataaactctttacctcctaaatcaggagttaagagtcagtctgttaggtttaagccacaaaatccttattttcattgtggtagtttatggaattccatttacacttgtaaggaatatcatagtttgtactatgattattatcaaataaaaccttttttgaagaaagttagtattattccttctagtgttaagtctgatgcaaagtctgatataaattctgataaacaacatgttagcataaactctgaaactaaatcggctgcaaatgctaacaaacttaaaaaggccaaaggatccaagcaagtctgggtccttaaaactaaccaataatgttctttgtgattgcagggcaacaggaacaatatcctagtgttggacagtggatgttcaggatatatgactggaaataaagccttgctatcagactttgtggagaaagctggcccaggagtttcttatggagatggcaatatgggaaaaactctgggatatggcgatatcaatcttggaaatgtcatcattggaacagtagctcttgtctcaggacttaaacacaatctgctaagtgtgagtcaaatctgtgacagaggttatcatgtggatttctttgaagaacactgtgaagtagtaaacaattctacaggaaaagtggttctgaaaggttacaggcatggtaacatttatgaagccagactttcaacaagttctaaTGGTTCTACAATTTGTCTattgagtagaacatcaattgaagaaagttggaattggaacaaaagactctctcacttaaatttcaacaacataaatgaactagtaaagaaagatcttgtgagaggacttccaaaatcagtatttgctcctgatggcctttgtgattcatgtcaaaaggcaaaacaaagaaaatcttctttcaaaagcaaaactgaatcctcaattattgagccttatcacctactgcatgttgatctatttggtccagtcaatgtcatgtctattacaaagaagaaatatgctatggttatagtggatgagttcacaagatacacttgggtgtatttcttgcacaagaagaatgaaactgcatctactctaactgatcatgtcaaacagctggataaattggtcaaagattctgttaaaataataagaagtgataatggcactgtgttcaagaattcaatcatggaagagttctgcaaagagcatggaatcaaacaggaatttaCCTGGAcctccacagcaaaatggagttgtagaaagaaagaacaggactctcattaaagctgcatgaactatacttgatgaagcaaagttaccaacctacttttgggatgaagtTGTGCAGACcacttgttttacacagaatgctacactcataaacaatcatggaaaaacaccatatgagatggtgaagaaaaagaagccaaatctgaaatactttcatgtatttggttgtaagtgttttgttcttaaaactcatcccgaacagctgtcaaaatttgatctaaaagctgatgaaggaatttttgttggatatccactttccataaaagccttcagagtctacaatttaagaacaagggttatcatggaatctatcaatgtatcttttgatgataagaatattaatggacttgaagatttcaatgatcatgatcaactgagattggaaaatgaagatttaagttatgatctgcaaattctgatggtttaaatcttgatcctgtaagttctgacgggttaaattctgatatcattgaaattgtggtaactactccaagggaaaatgcacttgtccagggggagcaagctgaagatcctaccacaactcaagactctcaagaagcatcagaacctgtcattggctcttcaagttctgattcatcaagttctgatgagccaagttctgataattctggaaactctgatacttcaaatcttgatggatccaactcaaattttgaagtttcagagagcataactacaggggagcatcagaaaatgctgatggagacatcatggatcatgggggaggatccagttctagagaacaacttccatctgcaaggaaatggactaaatcacatacacctgacttgataattgaagatcctgaagcaggtgtcagaactagaactgcaatatcaaatgaatgtctctatcattcttttctatcttagactgaaccaaagaaagtggaagaatctcttaaagatgctgattgggtgcaagcaatgcatgaagagttgaatgaatttgataGAAATAATGTCTGGACCctaatgccaagaccaaagaacagatctattcttggcacaaaatgggtgtttaaaaacaaaactgacagtgatggcataattacaaggaacaaagcaaggctggttgctaagggttactctcaataGCAAGgctggaagccataagaatctttttggcttatacttttcataaaaaaatttaaagtctttcaaatagatgtgaaaagtgcttttctcaatggagaattggaagaagaggtatatgttgaacaacctccaggatttgaagatccaaaatttccacaTCATGTCTACAGgttagacaaagcactttatggccttaagcaagctccaagagcatggtatgagactttagctcaattccttctggaaagtggattttacagaagtacaattgataaaactttgttctacctcaaccatggaaatgacttacttttggtacagatatatgttgatgatatcatatttggttccactaatgccaaactctgtgaaaggtttgcaaagctaatgcaatcaagatatcaaatgagtatgatgggagaacttagctattttatggaacttcaagtcaagcaaaatgaagaaggtacttttatcaatcaatccaagtacaccagaaatttactgaagaaatttagaa from Apium graveolens cultivar Ventura chromosome 5, ASM990537v1, whole genome shotgun sequence includes the following:
- the LOC141660855 gene encoding uncharacterized protein LOC141660855; its protein translation is MGMNVKKIHACPNDCVLFRNEHEDLDICPKCGASRYKRHGNIYFKEDKKRPPAKVIWYLPIMQRFRCLFVNKKDAKLLRWHVEGRKSDGMLRHPGDSPQWRTIDGNFPEFTVEPRNLRLGLCANGMNPYRTMSSNYSTWPVLLTVYNLPPWLYMKRKYIMLTLLISGPKEAGNNIDVYLQPLIKDLKLLWDEGVTVYDAYSQSDFTLRAMIFYTISDFPTYGNLSWYTTKGAKACTICEEGTIDQNLKYCKKNVYMGHRAFLHSNYPYRRRDLFFGIFHIGNTYRSGTVLILCILKKNVYESIIGTLLNIPRKTKDGIKANLDMEEMGIRKELAPQITGKRLYLPSACYTLSKKVKISFCECLSGVKFPSGYSSNIKRLVLMQDLKLMGLKSHDCHVLMQHLLPIAIQGILPKYVRLVITK